The following are encoded together in the Panicum virgatum strain AP13 chromosome 6K, P.virgatum_v5, whole genome shotgun sequence genome:
- the LOC120713624 gene encoding uncharacterized protein LOC120713624: MVRGLLNLWKKWEIQILVLLSFTLQFVLLAFAGTRRRKGSALFRIHLWLAYLMADSTAIYTLGHLSIRARSSEKQLVTFWAPLLLLHLGGPDTITAYAFEDNQLWLRHLLTLAVQIAGAAYVLYPSIDSQKTWALKRANMESIRSSLDISDDSTRRQPYEGRVGTTELDAEEVLLGAHYVFNACKSLFTDDLITSESEQDAIAEGIRLNGSKYKFELIEMQLSLMYDILYTKAAVIYTWYGSCIRVISPVATLASFLLFQLNSRGAYYSRPDVIVTWVLLLGAFVLEITSLVRAIGSSWTCSLLHARKWDWIRAKVQCLRRLVQAASSRRWLDSVGQYNLLDFCTCDKTDLRSRITKKVGLKRWWNKLHYSSTTEISDSVRDLLLEEIPRRQLGDMRNARGRWTLQQIRYPEGSLYDEISWSVNDTDFDQSILIWHVATDVYLCCRQPVADVVQEAADEHLAKAVKALSDYMLFLYVVQPHMLPGPVRDTRYDNNCDGLVTFWEQHSSDPDMDSTLTPRENLAKLLYREYHDRIDSDGSSASVSVQMEDNNPHGLAYIDAAGLTGTLLSRNSGIPDVLKMIAGVWIEMMCYAARHCGEVSHAKQLSSGGELVTALGLLVEYTARYDFHPHGSDHGAQADTLAMQNGEPSGMAADEVSIDLDNINAGSGGEIRDEADNDMTASSGATNEIVEEDHP; encoded by the coding sequence ATGGTTAGAGGGCTTTTGAACCTCTGGAAGAAATGGGAGATCCAAATCCTGGTGCTCCTTAGTTTCACACTGCAATTTGTTCTGCTTGCTTTTGCAGGAACCCGTCGCCGCAAAGGCTCCGCTCTCTTCAGGATCCACCTCTGGCTGGCATACCTCATGGCTGACTCCACTGCTATTTACACTCTCGGTCACCTCTCCATCCGCGCCAGATCAAGTGAGAAACAGCTCGTCACATTCTGGGCGCCATTGCTCCTCCTGCACCTCGGTGGCCCTGACACAATCACTGCATATGCCTTCGAGGACAATCAGCTCTGGCTGCGTCACCTTCTTACTCTCGCTGTGCAGATCGCGGGGGCAGCTTATGTCTTGTACCCATCCATTGATAGCCAGAAGACCTGGGCGCTCAAGCGTGCGAATATGGAGAGCATCAGGAGCTCTCTTGATATATCAGATGACAGTACTCGTCGCCAACCGTATGAGGGACGGGTTGGAACAACTGAATTGGATGCAGAGGAGGTCCTGCTTGGAGCTCACTATGTGTTCAACGCTTGCAAGAGTCTATTCACCGATGACCTGATTACGTCTGAATCTGAACAAGATGCTATTGCCGAAGGTATAAGGCTCAATGGCAGCAAGTACAAGTTCGAGTTGATTGAGATGCAGCTATCTTTGATGTATGACATCCTATACACAAAGGCAGCGGTTATCTACACTTGGTATGGCTCCTGCATCCGTGTTATCTCACCGGTAGCCACTCTGGCCTCCTTCTTGCTGTTCCAACTGAACTCTAGAGGTGCTTATTACAGCAGACCTGATGTCATTGTCACTTGGGTTCTGTTGTTGGGGGCATTTGTCCTGGAGATCACATCACTGGTTAGGGCTATAGGCTCTTCTTGGACATGCTCCTTGTTGCATGCTCGGAAATGGGATTGGATTCGTGCCAAAGTTCAGTGCCTTCGCCGTCTAGTCCAGGCAGCGAGTAGTAGAAGGTGGCTGGACTCTGTTGGGCAGTATAACTTGTTGGATTTCTGCACCTGCGACAAGACCGACCTAAGGAGCAGAATCACCAAGAAGGTGGGACTGAAGAGGTGGTGGAACAAGCTCCATTATTCAAGCACCACAGAGATTTCAGACAGTGTCAGGGACTTGCTGCTGGAGGAGATACCAAGAAGACAACTGGGGGATATGAGGAATGCACGGGGCAGGTGGACACTTCAGCAAATAAGGTACCCAGAGGGCAGCTTGTATGATGAAATCAGCTGGAGCGTCAACGACACCGACTTCGACCAAAGCATCCTCATCTGGCATGTTGCCACCGATGTGTACCTCTGCTGCCGCCAGCCAGTCGCAGATGTCGTCCAAGAGGCGGCGGATGAGCACCTAGCCAAGGCAGTCAAGGCGCTCTCCGACTACATGCTCTTCCTCTATGTTGTCCAACCCCACATGCTACCCGGCCCGGTACGGGACACCCGCTATGATAACAACTGCGACGGTTTAGTCACATTTTGGGAGCAACACTCAAGTGACCCAGACATGGACTCCACACTCACACCAAGGGAAAACCTTGCCAAATTGCTTTACCGGGAGTATCACGATAGAATCGATAGTGATGGTAGTAGTGCATCCGTTTCTGTTCAAATGGAAGATAATAATCCCCATGGTCTCGCGTACATCGATGCAGCTGGGCTCACCGGGACGCTCCTCAGCAGAAACTCAGGCATACCTGACGTGCTGAAAATGATCGCCGGAGTCTGGATCGAGATGATGTGCTACGCTGCTCGCCACTGCGGCGAGGTTTCCCATGCCAAGCAgctgagcagcggcggcgagttgGTCACCGCACTGGGGCTCCTAGTGGAGTACACTGCAAGGTATGACTTCCATCCTCATGGTTCGGACCATGGTGCGCAAGCCGATACACTTGCTATGCAGAATGGTGAACCTAGTGGAATGGCAGCGGATGAGGTGTCCATTGATCTGGACAACATCAATGCAGGCTCTGGAGGTGAGATACGTGATGAGGCGGATAATGACATGACGGCGAGTAGTGGTGCCACAAACGAGATTGTCGAGGAGGATCATCCATAG